A single Symbiobacterium thermophilum IAM 14863 DNA region contains:
- a CDS encoding DUF262 domain-containing protein, with amino-acid sequence MSLEKEIADRSQEISTDAYAMSVGELVSMYRDGELDIHPEFQRFFRWTDAQKTAFIESLLLGIPIPSIFVAETSSGTWDVIDGLQRISTVLQLMGELKDQDGNRVPPLRLRATRYLPSLQGMVWTAEKEGDIELPQVAKLKIKRARFDIKIILNTSDTKSKYELFQRLNTGGSIATDQEVRNCILIMVNREFYHWLNELRNNKDFQACLPLTDRQLSEQYDMELATRFIVLRRIELDGLSKIEEVGSFLTDEIIKIAEDPTFDRDEAKAAFEKTFSLLASTLGEDSFKRFDLEKNRPVGPFLISMFEIVALGIGYHCLTPGYSKSYEQLVENHMKIWENPRFTSGTGSGVRASSRIPLTIPLGRTIYAP; translated from the coding sequence TTGTCTCTCGAGAAGGAGATTGCGGACAGGAGCCAAGAAATATCCACCGACGCCTATGCCATGTCGGTTGGTGAACTTGTTTCCATGTACCGTGATGGGGAACTCGACATCCATCCCGAGTTCCAACGCTTCTTTCGCTGGACTGATGCTCAGAAGACCGCTTTTATTGAGTCCCTCTTGCTAGGTATACCGATTCCCTCCATATTCGTTGCTGAGACAAGCTCAGGCACGTGGGACGTTATCGATGGACTTCAGCGAATTTCAACGGTTCTCCAGTTGATGGGTGAGCTGAAGGATCAGGATGGCAACAGAGTCCCACCTCTAAGGTTGCGGGCAACTCGATATCTTCCCAGCCTTCAGGGCATGGTATGGACAGCTGAGAAGGAAGGAGACATTGAGCTTCCGCAAGTCGCGAAGCTCAAGATTAAGCGGGCGCGGTTTGACATAAAGATTATTCTAAACACAAGCGATACCAAGAGTAAATACGAACTTTTCCAACGCCTCAATACAGGTGGATCCATCGCGACTGATCAGGAGGTACGGAACTGCATCCTGATCATGGTTAACCGTGAGTTTTATCACTGGCTCAACGAATTGCGTAACAATAAAGATTTCCAAGCCTGTCTTCCCCTGACTGATCGCCAACTCAGTGAGCAGTATGACATGGAACTAGCAACTAGGTTTATTGTGTTACGACGTATAGAGCTTGACGGTTTGTCCAAGATCGAGGAGGTCGGAAGTTTCCTCACGGATGAGATTATCAAGATAGCAGAGGACCCCACCTTTGACAGAGACGAGGCGAAAGCTGCGTTCGAGAAAACCTTCAGTCTTTTAGCATCGACTCTAGGTGAGGACAGCTTTAAGAGATTCGACCTTGAAAAGAATCGTCCAGTTGGCCCATTTCTTATTTCAATGTTCGAAATTGTGGCTTTAGGAATAGGGTACCACTGCCTCACTCCTGGCTACTCAAAGTCCTATGAGCAACTTGTCGAAAATCATATGAAAATTTGGGAGAATCCGAGGTTTACCAGTGGTACAGGTTCGGGGGTACGCGCGTCCTCACGCATTCCTTTAACGATTCCGCTTGGAAGGACGATCTATGCCCCATGA
- a CDS encoding aspartate:alanine exchanger family transporter produces MLDILRDNPLLLLFIVAGIGYPLGRVRIGGIHLGVAAVLFVGLAFGALDPSLKLPEIVYQFGLALFVYCVGLSSGHGFLRSFRGKGVIYNLLTLGVILLAAALLLIPHYLLSLRPGETAGVFAGLLTSTPALAAAVEYLTRAGAAGQLSDPVVGYSIAYPASVLGVILAIYLAERCFRIDYRAEARTLKDVPGVSPEITCWTLRVCRPKAFGRTVRDLVAEHRLQVVFGRIRRGDHADVVSWETHLEEGDLVTAVGPVEELERAAQVIGCVSEVQADLDRSEVDMREVFVSNPEVAGRTLRELNLPNRFGAVVSRVWRGDLQLLPYADMPLELGDRVRVLSRRERQQEVAAYLGDSYRAISEIDIAVLGLGMALGIGLGLVPIPLPGGITVRLGLAGGPLIVALFLGARQRTGSLVWVLPYSANMLLRQMGLTIFLAAVGTRSGYEFAQMLTQPRGWAILGASAAIIVLLSWVMLYVGYRWLRIPMGLLTGMVAGMQTQSATLGFALDQAGNDLPTVGYAMVYPMAMVVKIVLAPVIIAVLT; encoded by the coding sequence GTGCTAGACATCCTGCGCGACAACCCGCTTCTGCTCCTCTTCATCGTCGCGGGCATCGGGTACCCGCTGGGCCGCGTCCGGATCGGCGGGATCCACCTGGGCGTGGCGGCGGTGCTTTTCGTCGGTCTGGCCTTCGGCGCGTTGGATCCCAGCCTGAAGTTGCCGGAGATCGTGTACCAGTTCGGACTGGCCCTGTTCGTCTACTGCGTGGGCCTGAGCAGCGGCCACGGGTTCCTCCGGTCGTTCCGGGGGAAGGGCGTGATCTATAACCTGCTGACCTTGGGCGTGATCCTCCTGGCCGCGGCGCTGCTGCTCATCCCGCATTACCTGCTGTCGCTCCGGCCCGGCGAGACGGCGGGCGTCTTCGCCGGCCTGCTCACGTCCACCCCGGCGCTGGCGGCGGCGGTGGAGTACCTGACCCGAGCCGGGGCCGCCGGGCAGCTCTCCGACCCGGTGGTGGGCTACTCCATCGCCTACCCGGCCAGCGTCCTGGGGGTCATCCTGGCGATCTACCTGGCCGAGCGCTGCTTCCGCATCGACTACCGGGCGGAGGCCCGCACGCTGAAGGACGTGCCGGGCGTCTCGCCCGAGATCACGTGCTGGACCCTGCGGGTGTGCCGGCCCAAGGCGTTCGGACGCACGGTGCGGGACCTGGTGGCGGAGCACCGGCTCCAGGTGGTGTTCGGCCGGATCCGGCGGGGTGACCACGCCGACGTGGTGAGCTGGGAGACCCACCTGGAGGAGGGCGACCTGGTCACCGCCGTCGGCCCGGTGGAGGAGCTGGAGCGGGCCGCGCAGGTCATCGGCTGCGTCAGCGAGGTCCAGGCGGACCTCGACCGGTCCGAGGTGGACATGCGGGAGGTCTTCGTCTCCAACCCCGAAGTCGCCGGCCGCACCCTCCGGGAGCTGAACCTGCCCAACCGGTTCGGGGCCGTGGTGTCGCGGGTCTGGCGCGGCGACCTGCAGCTCCTCCCGTACGCGGACATGCCGCTGGAGCTGGGCGACCGGGTGCGGGTCCTGTCCCGCCGGGAGCGGCAGCAGGAGGTGGCCGCGTACCTCGGGGACTCCTACCGGGCGATTTCCGAGATCGACATCGCGGTGCTGGGCCTGGGCATGGCGCTGGGCATCGGCCTGGGGCTGGTGCCGATCCCGCTGCCCGGCGGCATCACGGTGCGGCTGGGGCTGGCCGGCGGCCCGCTGATCGTCGCCCTCTTCCTGGGGGCCCGGCAGCGGACCGGATCGCTGGTCTGGGTGCTGCCCTACTCTGCGAACATGCTGCTGCGGCAGATGGGGCTGACCATCTTCCTGGCCGCGGTGGGCACCCGGTCGGGTTACGAGTTCGCGCAGATGCTGACCCAACCGCGGGGCTGGGCGATCCTCGGCGCGAGCGCGGCGATCATCGTGCTGCTCTCGTGGGTGATGCTCTACGTGGGCTACCGCTGGCTGCGCATCCCCATGGGGCTGCTGACGGGCATGGTCGCCGGGATGCAGACCCAGTCGGCCACGCTGGGCTTTGCCCTGGACCAGGCCGGCAACGACCTGCCTACGGTGGGCTACGCGATGGTGTACCCGATGGCGATGGTGGTGAAGATTGTCCTGGCGCCGGTGATAATTGCGGTATTAACGTAA
- a CDS encoding polysaccharide deacetylase family protein has translation MPDPMTLLLLTLFGYTGLPTLLARTGFRRALTGLPAVPPQVALTFDDGPDPVWTPRILEILDRFGVRATFFMLGSRAEAHPDLVRQVAAAGHEVGVHGYRHRPAALQGLRSTLADVEATVRVLTGILQRRPRYYRPPWGIFNLWTGIAAKRHRLIPVVWSLHVAEWSRATTAHSIYLDAMRRAKPGTVLLLHDAAGPGSRPDAPAVVARALPRVIAGLRRRGLTPVSLSELLEPAERRVTDAPPGPDMGSPRP, from the coding sequence GTGCCCGATCCGATGACCCTGCTCCTGCTCACCCTCTTCGGCTACACCGGTCTGCCCACCCTGCTGGCGCGGACCGGTTTCCGCCGCGCGCTCACGGGGCTGCCGGCCGTGCCGCCACAGGTCGCGCTCACCTTCGACGACGGTCCGGATCCGGTGTGGACCCCGCGGATCCTGGAGATCCTGGACCGCTTCGGGGTACGGGCGACCTTTTTCATGCTGGGCAGCCGGGCGGAGGCTCATCCCGACCTGGTGCGGCAGGTGGCCGCCGCGGGGCACGAAGTGGGCGTGCACGGATACCGGCACCGGCCGGCGGCCCTGCAGGGGCTGCGGTCCACCCTGGCGGACGTGGAGGCCACCGTGCGGGTCCTGACCGGGATCCTGCAGCGCCGGCCCCGCTACTACCGGCCGCCGTGGGGCATCTTCAACCTCTGGACGGGGATCGCCGCGAAGCGGCACCGGCTCATCCCGGTGGTCTGGTCGTTGCACGTGGCCGAGTGGTCCCGGGCGACCACGGCCCACTCCATCTACCTGGACGCCATGCGCCGCGCGAAGCCCGGCACCGTCCTGCTGCTGCACGACGCGGCCGGACCGGGTTCACGGCCCGACGCCCCGGCGGTCGTGGCCCGGGCGCTGCCCCGGGTGATCGCCGGGCTCAGGCGCCGGGGGCTCACGCCGGTCAGCCTGTCGGAGCTGCTGGAGCCGGCGGAAAGGAGGGTGACGGATGCGCCGCCTGGTCCGGACATGGGATCGCCTCGTCCGTAG
- the gap gene encoding type I glyceraldehyde-3-phosphate dehydrogenase: MKANVAINGFGRIGRMVCRRLLRHPDLNLVAVNASYPAETLAHLLKYDTVHGRLDAQVVAGDGEIVVDGHVVRLVSERDASRLPWRELGIDIVIDATGKHKERERAALHLHSGARKVIITTATKDPDVTVVMGVNEGAYRPAEHHIIAAASCTTNCLAPVAKVLHETFGIRTGLMTTVHAYTNDQNMLDNPHRDLRRARAATASIIPTTTGAAKAVAQVLPELKGRLNGFALRVPTPDVSVVDLVVQLERPATREEINDALRSAAQGPLRGILAYSDEPLVSADFIGDPHSAIVDGTLTMVGPDNLAKVIAWYDNEWGYSCRVVDLAALVARQLALEPPLEGVAD, from the coding sequence GTGAAGGCGAATGTGGCGATCAACGGCTTCGGACGCATCGGCCGCATGGTCTGCCGCAGGCTGCTCCGTCACCCCGACCTCAACCTGGTCGCCGTCAACGCGTCATACCCGGCCGAGACCCTGGCCCACCTGTTGAAGTACGACACCGTACACGGCCGGCTGGATGCCCAGGTGGTCGCCGGCGACGGCGAGATCGTGGTCGACGGCCACGTCGTCCGCCTGGTGTCCGAGCGGGATGCCTCCAGGCTGCCCTGGCGGGAACTGGGCATCGATATCGTCATCGACGCGACCGGCAAGCACAAGGAGCGGGAGCGCGCCGCGCTGCACCTGCACTCCGGCGCCCGGAAGGTGATCATCACCACCGCCACCAAGGATCCGGACGTCACGGTGGTCATGGGCGTCAACGAGGGCGCGTACCGCCCGGCAGAGCACCACATCATCGCGGCGGCCTCCTGCACCACCAACTGCCTGGCGCCCGTCGCCAAGGTGCTGCACGAAACGTTCGGCATCCGCACCGGCCTCATGACCACCGTCCACGCGTACACCAACGACCAGAACATGCTGGATAACCCCCACCGCGACCTGCGGCGGGCCCGTGCGGCCACCGCGTCCATCATCCCCACCACCACCGGCGCGGCGAAAGCCGTCGCCCAGGTGCTGCCCGAGCTGAAGGGCCGGCTGAACGGCTTCGCCCTGCGGGTGCCCACCCCCGACGTGTCCGTGGTCGATCTGGTGGTCCAGCTGGAGCGGCCGGCCACCCGGGAGGAGATCAACGACGCCCTGCGCAGCGCCGCCCAGGGGCCGCTCAGGGGCATCCTGGCATACAGCGACGAACCGCTGGTCTCAGCCGACTTCATCGGCGACCCGCACTCGGCGATCGTCGACGGCACCCTGACCATGGTCGGACCCGACAACCTGGCCAAGGTCATCGCCTGGTACGACAACGAGTGGGGGTACTCGTGCCGGGTCGTCGACCTCGCGGCGCTGGTCGCCCGGCAGCTGGCGCTGGAGCCGCCGCTGGAGGGCGTCGCGGACTGA
- a CDS encoding D-2-hydroxyacid dehydrogenase yields the protein MARVILVYEPKRAGTYADLLERAIPNPADYRLIPCTSREEAERAIGEAEILFCFRFPADLLQGAHRLRWIQAMAAGVDDLVAAPLPPGVLLTRIEGLFGTPMSEYAFAHMLAYAQQLRRVYAAQAERRWDPFRAETLAGKRLGVAGIGSIGLEVAVRGKAFGMEVWGLARTPGPRPHVDRVFTPDQVREFTAGVDFLVSTLPDTPETRGLIDPEGMKEGALLINVGRGATLDEGALLRAVRSGRIRAVLDVFAVEPLPGDHLFWTEPGITVTPHMSGLNRPDAIAAYCAENLRRFERGEPLRGVVDLARGY from the coding sequence ATGGCCAGGGTGATTCTAGTCTACGAGCCCAAGCGGGCCGGTACGTATGCGGACCTGCTGGAGCGTGCGATCCCTAATCCGGCCGATTACCGGCTGATCCCCTGCACCAGCCGGGAGGAGGCCGAGCGCGCCATCGGCGAGGCGGAGATCCTCTTCTGCTTCCGGTTCCCCGCGGATCTGCTGCAGGGGGCGCACCGGCTGCGCTGGATCCAGGCGATGGCGGCCGGGGTGGATGACCTGGTCGCAGCGCCGCTGCCGCCGGGCGTGCTGCTGACCCGCATCGAGGGGCTGTTCGGCACGCCCATGAGCGAGTACGCCTTCGCCCACATGCTGGCCTACGCCCAGCAGCTGCGCCGGGTCTACGCCGCGCAGGCGGAGCGCCGCTGGGATCCGTTCCGGGCGGAGACGCTGGCGGGAAAGCGGCTGGGGGTGGCGGGCATCGGGTCCATCGGCCTGGAAGTCGCCGTCAGGGGCAAGGCCTTCGGCATGGAGGTCTGGGGCCTCGCACGCACGCCCGGGCCGCGGCCGCATGTCGACCGGGTCTTCACCCCTGATCAGGTCCGGGAGTTCACCGCCGGGGTCGACTTCCTGGTCAGCACCCTGCCGGACACGCCCGAGACCCGCGGGCTCATCGACCCCGAGGGGATGAAGGAGGGGGCGCTGCTGATCAACGTGGGCCGCGGCGCGACGCTGGACGAGGGCGCGCTCCTGCGGGCGGTGCGCAGCGGCCGCATCCGGGCGGTGCTGGACGTCTTCGCCGTGGAGCCGCTGCCCGGGGACCACCTCTTCTGGACGGAGCCGGGCATCACCGTCACGCCGCACATGAGCGGGCTGAACCGGCCCGATGCGATCGCCGCCTACTGCGCGGAGAACCTGCGCCGGTTCGAGCGGGGCGAGCCCCTGCGCGGCGTGGTGGATCTGGCCCGCGGGTATTGA
- a CDS encoding MAE_28990/MAE_18760 family HEPN-like nuclease, translating to MKIRSVDELVSFLDSELAWRKRELTTFKLEVEACKRDHLRKLWLRAAVPILYAHWEGYIKLAAQAYLAYVASKGLRYCDLQFNFVAVARLGDIQQAARTKQAEKHVQLVESFIRFDTEQARIPTEGIIDTASNLNSEVLSNVLCTIGLPYDEYWRAKAVKIDRSLLGLRNGIAHGERREVTLDEYRELHELVIDCLEYMKRMVEAYCENRWYLRGSALDKRMA from the coding sequence ATGAAGATTCGTTCAGTTGACGAGTTGGTGTCATTCTTGGACAGCGAGTTGGCCTGGCGTAAGCGGGAACTCACGACTTTCAAGCTTGAGGTGGAAGCCTGCAAGAGGGACCATCTACGAAAGCTTTGGCTTAGAGCTGCTGTGCCGATATTGTATGCCCACTGGGAAGGTTACATAAAACTGGCAGCCCAGGCCTATCTTGCATATGTTGCTTCGAAGGGTCTCCGTTACTGCGATCTCCAGTTCAACTTTGTGGCTGTTGCTCGTTTAGGGGACATACAGCAAGCTGCTCGTACAAAGCAGGCTGAAAAGCATGTACAACTCGTTGAGTCTTTCATCCGATTTGACACAGAGCAGGCACGGATTCCTACAGAAGGCATAATTGACACAGCTTCAAACCTTAATAGTGAGGTACTCAGCAACGTTCTTTGCACTATTGGACTTCCTTACGATGAATATTGGAGAGCCAAGGCTGTGAAGATTGACCGTTCACTCTTGGGCCTCCGAAATGGTATCGCTCACGGCGAGAGGCGTGAGGTTACCTTGGACGAGTACCGGGAATTACATGAGCTTGTTATTGATTGCTTGGAATACATGAAGCGTATGGTCGAAGCATATTGTGAGAATCGATGGTATTTACGAGGAAGCGCTCTTGACAAGAGAATGGCTTAG
- a CDS encoding YkoP family protein, which produces MRRLVRTWDRLVRRFLGIRPARPDGVLGYAVRRYRGRGIAVEGGASLRRGDLVLELHLDSRRLAEKTAGQSPHRRILWLRRTLLADLRALARAVESDPALAGAAGLWGMTVLHRGVDALGFAVAEPAAGFVGRLATWYMRGLLAAYHPEATDRVQHRAEALVAREIFLPMDRLRALIGPAPADGEEAFQTVGPARPGRSSGPGGPTASSEPPT; this is translated from the coding sequence ATGCGCCGCCTGGTCCGGACATGGGATCGCCTCGTCCGTAGGTTCCTCGGCATCCGGCCGGCCCGCCCGGACGGCGTCCTGGGTTACGCCGTGCGCCGCTACCGGGGCCGGGGCATCGCCGTGGAAGGCGGGGCGTCGCTCCGCCGGGGCGACCTGGTGCTGGAGCTGCACCTGGACAGCCGCCGCCTGGCCGAGAAGACCGCAGGCCAGAGCCCGCACCGGCGCATCCTGTGGCTCCGGCGAACCCTGCTGGCCGACCTGCGCGCCCTGGCCCGGGCGGTGGAGTCGGACCCCGCCCTGGCCGGGGCCGCGGGTCTCTGGGGGATGACCGTGCTCCACCGCGGGGTCGATGCCCTCGGCTTCGCCGTGGCCGAGCCGGCAGCCGGCTTCGTCGGCCGGCTGGCCACCTGGTACATGCGCGGGCTGCTCGCCGCCTACCACCCCGAGGCAACAGATCGGGTGCAGCACCGCGCCGAGGCGCTCGTCGCGCGGGAAATCTTCCTCCCGATGGACAGGCTCCGTGCCTTAATCGGGCCCGCGCCGGCAGACGGGGAGGAGGCGTTCCAAACGGTAGGGCCCGCCCGGCCGGGACGGTCCTCCGGACCAGGAGGGCCCACCGCATCGTCGGAGCCGCCTACCTGA